A genomic region of Candidatus Bathyarchaeota archaeon contains the following coding sequences:
- a CDS encoding beta-CASP ribonuclease aCPSF1: protein MNTSQNLSYEEIRNTILTNIPREIGITRIEFEGPRLALYAQKPEVLVEQSHIVADIAGRIKKRIVVRSDPSVRVDELEAEKIVKGILKEAGLVQSYFDPTLGEVILEVEKPGIAIGKDGANLLEIVKQTRWNPNVVRSPPIHSLTIKQIRGFLYSKNKEREKFLREAGESIFRPIYNRTSDVRVSFLGCTRHVGRSAVLVRSKESAILMDCGINPGTNRTVDAYPRFDTGEFDLSRLDAVVITHAHLDHCGFLPYLYKYGYDGPVYCSAPTASLMTMLQKDYLDVMNKEGRLPPYGAEDIYKAIIHTIPLNWGEVTDIAPDVRLTLHNAGHILGSSMAHLHIGKGLHNIVYTGDFKFGYTTLLESATSNFPRVETLIMESTYGAPDNITPPRSETDAEFVEYTNHILKKGKLIIPVPAVGRAQEILMVINKYMADGSLTEVPVYIEGMISEATGIHTAYPDYLSSELKDQILREGVNPFESNNFTAVKDHNRRDEIVEGGPCIIMATAGMMEGGPVMEYFKRLAPDPENGLLFVSYQVAGTKGNRIQGGMRSIQVYNRDGKMSITNIGLTTHTISGFSGHSDRNQLVNFVRKMRPTPRRVFMVHGEESKCQNMARTVSRFRGVRAHSPNLLETFRLA from the coding sequence ATGAACACCAGCCAGAATCTTTCATACGAAGAGATTAGGAACACGATACTCACCAATATACCCCGCGAGATAGGGATAACTAGGATAGAATTCGAGGGCCCCCGACTAGCACTCTATGCTCAGAAGCCCGAAGTCCTAGTTGAGCAGAGCCATATCGTCGCGGACATCGCAGGGAGGATCAAGAAGCGCATCGTAGTCCGATCTGATCCCTCTGTGAGGGTGGATGAACTCGAGGCTGAGAAGATCGTCAAAGGTATCCTCAAAGAGGCTGGCTTAGTTCAAAGTTATTTTGATCCTACTCTTGGCGAGGTTATTCTGGAAGTCGAGAAACCTGGGATTGCAATCGGAAAAGATGGGGCAAATCTCCTCGAGATCGTCAAGCAGACCCGCTGGAACCCTAACGTGGTTCGTAGTCCCCCTATTCATAGTCTCACCATTAAGCAGATCCGGGGATTCCTTTACTCTAAAAACAAAGAGAGGGAGAAATTCCTCCGGGAGGCCGGTGAGTCCATATTCCGGCCTATTTATAATAGGACCAGCGACGTCAGGGTTAGCTTCCTTGGATGTACCCGTCACGTGGGAAGGTCTGCGGTTCTCGTGAGAAGTAAAGAGAGCGCCATCCTCATGGATTGTGGAATCAATCCCGGCACTAATAGGACCGTAGATGCATATCCCCGTTTCGATACGGGGGAATTCGATTTGAGTAGACTTGATGCCGTCGTGATCACCCATGCTCACTTGGATCACTGTGGGTTTCTACCCTATCTCTACAAATACGGTTATGATGGCCCCGTCTATTGCTCTGCTCCTACGGCGAGCCTTATGACAATGCTTCAAAAAGACTATCTAGACGTGATGAACAAGGAGGGACGGCTCCCGCCCTATGGAGCGGAGGACATCTACAAAGCCATAATTCACACCATTCCCCTCAACTGGGGTGAGGTTACAGACATCGCGCCCGACGTCCGTCTCACGCTGCATAATGCCGGGCACATCTTGGGTTCCTCCATGGCTCACCTCCATATCGGAAAGGGGCTCCATAACATTGTTTACACGGGGGACTTCAAATTTGGATATACTACATTACTAGAGTCGGCTACCTCGAATTTCCCGAGGGTTGAGACCCTCATCATGGAGAGCACATATGGGGCCCCGGACAACATCACGCCGCCACGCTCAGAGACCGACGCAGAGTTCGTTGAGTACACCAATCATATTCTGAAGAAGGGGAAGTTGATCATCCCCGTACCTGCAGTAGGAAGGGCCCAGGAGATTCTAATGGTCATCAACAAGTACATGGCGGACGGTAGTCTCACTGAGGTTCCTGTGTATATTGAAGGGATGATCTCTGAGGCTACAGGGATTCATACTGCCTACCCAGATTATCTATCCTCTGAGCTGAAGGATCAGATCCTACGGGAAGGGGTGAACCCTTTCGAATCAAACAACTTCACTGCGGTGAAAGATCATAACAGGAGGGACGAGATCGTCGAGGGGGGGCCATGCATTATAATGGCCACCGCGGGAATGATGGAAGGGGGCCCCGTAATGGAGTACTTTAAACGACTTGCCCCTGATCCGGAAAATGGGCTTCTATTCGTAAGCTACCAGGTGGCTGGCACTAAGGGGAACCGGATCCAAGGAGGAATGCGGAGTATCCAGGTTTATAACAGGGACGGTAAAATGTCAATCACTAACATCGGGCTCACCACCCATACTATTTCTGGTTTTTCGGGACACAGTGACCGGAATCAACTCGTTAATTTTGTGAGGAAAATGAGGCCTACACCTAGAAGGGTCTTTATGGTTCACGGCGAGGAGTCAAAGTGCCAAAATATGGCTAGAACCGTCTCAAGGTTCAGGGGAGTTAGGGCTCACTCGCCTAATCTACTCGAAACCTTCCGTCTAGCCTAG
- the fen gene encoding flap endonuclease-1, with the protein MGVKLGSLVEARRVTVADLAGRRIAIDGHNILYQFLSSIRSRQGDPLRDRKGRVTSHLSGLIYRNSRLIEAGIKLVYVFDGRPHSFKAQVIRERRQTRRKAQIKYDSAVKEGRVEDARRFAQATAKVNVDIIGDAKRLLTLMGVPWVQAPEEGEAQSAFMATKGDVWASGSQDFDSLLFGAPVLVRNLNITGRRKLPRKNVYVKVEPEIIELGKFLRELELTREQLIDIGILVGTDYNPKGIKGIGPKTALKLIKKHGSIENAIPFMKNPEFPHPLDEIRELFADPATEKDYSLVWRPSDHDGIIGFLCGERDFDRSRLAKALERMDKGFSRATERTTLDQWFRAPV; encoded by the coding sequence TTGGGGGTCAAGCTCGGGAGTCTCGTTGAGGCACGCAGAGTCACTGTCGCAGACTTAGCCGGACGCCGGATCGCAATCGACGGCCATAATATACTGTATCAATTTCTTTCGAGCATCCGAAGTAGGCAGGGAGATCCCCTCCGGGACAGGAAAGGGAGGGTCACAAGCCATTTGAGCGGGCTCATATACAGGAACTCTCGCCTAATCGAGGCCGGGATCAAGCTTGTATATGTATTTGATGGAAGGCCCCACAGTTTCAAGGCCCAGGTCATTCGTGAAAGGCGCCAGACCCGCAGGAAAGCTCAGATAAAATACGACTCTGCAGTAAAGGAGGGGCGTGTGGAGGACGCCAGACGGTTTGCACAAGCAACAGCAAAAGTCAATGTAGATATTATCGGAGATGCGAAGAGACTCCTCACATTGATGGGCGTGCCTTGGGTCCAGGCCCCTGAAGAGGGGGAGGCCCAATCAGCTTTCATGGCAACGAAGGGAGATGTATGGGCTTCCGGGAGCCAAGACTTCGATTCTCTCCTTTTTGGTGCGCCTGTTCTAGTGAGGAACCTGAATATAACAGGGAGAAGGAAACTCCCTCGGAAGAACGTGTACGTAAAGGTGGAGCCCGAGATCATTGAGCTTGGAAAGTTCCTTAGGGAGCTGGAGTTAACCCGGGAGCAGCTCATCGACATCGGCATCCTTGTAGGGACCGATTATAATCCCAAGGGGATCAAGGGAATCGGGCCAAAGACTGCCCTAAAGCTCATCAAGAAACACGGAAGCATAGAGAATGCGATACCATTCATGAAGAACCCAGAGTTTCCACACCCGTTAGATGAGATCCGAGAGCTCTTTGCGGATCCTGCAACCGAAAAGGATTACAGCCTTGTTTGGCGTCCCTCGGACCACGATGGAATCATAGGCTTCCTGTGTGGGGAAAGGGACTTTGATCGATCACGGTTGGCTAAAGCTTTAGAGAGAATGGATAAGGGTTTCTCAAGAGCGACGGAGAGGACAACTTTGGACCAGTGGTTCAGGGCCCCTGTATGA
- a CDS encoding proteasome subunit beta: MKNRLGEYKGTTTVAAVCKDGVILGTDTRATMGNYVASKNAKKVYQITETLAMTIAGGVAVAQRIVETLKINARLFQFRRGRSMPVASAARLVSNILFSSRSAGMVLPLQALIGGFDHSGPHVFSLDPFGSLLEENVVSTGSGSPFAYGVLEDRYKEGSTVIEMLPIVVSAIDSAMKRDTASGDSFDIAVVNQDGFRELTQEEKLVLLNL; encoded by the coding sequence ATGAAAAATCGCTTAGGTGAATATAAAGGAACGACAACAGTTGCTGCCGTCTGCAAAGACGGAGTCATCCTCGGAACCGACACAAGAGCTACCATGGGTAACTATGTTGCTAGCAAAAACGCAAAAAAGGTCTATCAGATCACCGAAACCCTTGCAATGACCATTGCAGGTGGAGTCGCTGTGGCCCAGCGTATAGTAGAGACCTTAAAGATCAATGCAAGGCTCTTCCAGTTCCGGAGAGGCAGATCTATGCCCGTCGCATCGGCGGCAAGGTTGGTCTCAAACATTCTCTTTTCAAGTCGCTCGGCTGGGATGGTTTTGCCTCTACAAGCTCTGATTGGGGGATTTGACCACTCTGGACCTCATGTATTCAGCCTAGATCCCTTTGGGAGCCTACTAGAGGAGAATGTCGTCTCCACTGGCTCAGGTTCTCCTTTTGCCTATGGAGTCCTCGAAGATCGATATAAGGAAGGGAGTACCGTGATTGAGATGCTTCCCATAGTCGTCAGCGCTATTGACTCCGCCATGAAGAGGGATACTGCAAGCGGCGACAGCTTTGATATCGCCGTCGTGAACCAAGACGGGTTCAGAGAGCTTACCCAAGAGGAAAAATTAGTGCTCCTCAATTTATGA
- a CDS encoding CDC48 family AAA ATPase, giving the protein MGALQLKVAEAKQQRDVGRSIARIDSETMKILGVTVGDVIKITGKKETAAKAWPAYPEDQGLSLLRIDGFIRKNSGAAINEFVSVEKADADYAVSIKLAPIDIRISVDSDFIRFVKDRLIDRPAARGDTLLIMMLGHSVPFLVVNTRPSGIVKISPTTEITILSEPVPELEIPSRTTYEDIGGLAEEIRRIREMVELPLRHPELFQRLGIDPPKGVLLHGPPGCGKTLLVRAVASESEANFYAINGPEIMSKFYGESEARMRKMFDDAEKNAPSILFVDEIDAIAPKRGEVTGEVERRVVAQLLASMDGLKGRGHVIVIGATNRPDAIDPALRRPGRFDREIEIGIPDREGRHEIIQIHTRGMPLNDDVNVQQISDITHGYTGADLEALSRESAMKSLRRYLPQIDLEEKRIPHEVLDEMEVTNTDILEAFREVTPTAMREVYIESPNVHWDEVGGLEHVKQNLIEAVEWPLKNPEMFKRLGITPPKGILLHGPPGCGKTLLARAVATETQANFISIRGPEIFSKWVGESEKAIREIFRKARMAAPSIIFFDEFDSLVPARGSQGDTRVAERVISQLLTEIDGLLMLQNVLVIAATNRPDIIDPAVLRPGRFDRRVYVPAPDNAARLRILQVKTENMPLDKEVNLEDLVRKMDGYSGADIESVTREAGMNSLRRDRDTEKVTFADFEDALAATVPSITPEMEKWYQQTDKMFKEREKPPMTIV; this is encoded by the coding sequence TTGGGCGCTTTACAACTTAAAGTAGCTGAGGCAAAGCAGCAGAGGGACGTCGGAAGAAGCATCGCTAGGATAGACTCTGAGACAATGAAGATCTTGGGCGTTACAGTGGGGGACGTAATCAAGATCACAGGAAAGAAGGAGACAGCTGCAAAGGCCTGGCCCGCATACCCGGAGGATCAGGGTCTTAGCCTACTCAGGATCGATGGTTTTATCCGGAAGAACAGTGGGGCAGCCATTAACGAGTTCGTCTCGGTAGAGAAGGCGGACGCTGATTACGCAGTTTCAATCAAGCTGGCCCCCATTGATATAAGGATCAGTGTCGATAGCGACTTTATCAGGTTTGTGAAGGATCGCCTAATCGACAGGCCCGCTGCCAGGGGAGACACTCTCCTTATAATGATGCTGGGGCACTCCGTACCATTTCTCGTGGTAAACACAAGGCCTAGCGGTATAGTAAAGATTTCACCAACAACCGAGATCACAATTCTCAGTGAGCCTGTACCCGAGTTAGAGATCCCGAGTAGGACCACATACGAGGATATCGGAGGCTTAGCAGAGGAGATCAGGAGGATCCGGGAGATGGTTGAGCTGCCTTTACGCCACCCTGAGTTATTCCAACGCCTCGGCATCGATCCCCCGAAGGGGGTTCTTCTTCACGGGCCTCCGGGCTGTGGCAAAACTCTCCTCGTAAGGGCTGTAGCCAGCGAGTCTGAGGCAAACTTTTACGCAATTAACGGCCCTGAGATCATGAGTAAGTTCTACGGCGAGTCCGAGGCCAGGATGCGGAAGATGTTTGATGATGCCGAGAAGAACGCCCCCAGTATCCTGTTCGTCGATGAGATAGATGCTATTGCCCCGAAGCGAGGAGAGGTTACGGGCGAGGTTGAGCGGCGAGTTGTCGCCCAGCTTCTTGCTTCCATGGATGGCCTCAAAGGACGAGGTCACGTTATAGTCATCGGGGCCACCAACAGACCCGACGCAATTGATCCAGCCCTTAGGAGGCCGGGAAGATTTGACAGGGAGATCGAAATCGGAATACCCGACAGGGAAGGGCGCCACGAGATCATTCAAATCCACACCCGTGGAATGCCCCTCAATGATGACGTTAACGTCCAACAGATCTCGGATATAACTCACGGTTACACTGGAGCGGATCTCGAGGCGTTGAGCCGAGAATCGGCAATGAAGTCACTCCGAAGATATCTCCCCCAGATCGACCTGGAGGAGAAGAGGATACCCCACGAGGTTCTCGATGAAATGGAGGTCACTAATACAGACATCTTAGAGGCTTTCAGGGAGGTTACTCCCACTGCAATGAGAGAGGTCTACATAGAGTCCCCAAACGTCCACTGGGACGAAGTAGGAGGCCTTGAGCACGTTAAGCAGAACCTCATAGAGGCGGTAGAGTGGCCTCTCAAGAATCCGGAAATGTTTAAACGCTTAGGCATAACCCCACCCAAAGGGATTCTCCTCCATGGCCCCCCAGGCTGCGGAAAAACACTGCTCGCGAGGGCTGTGGCAACAGAAACCCAGGCCAACTTTATTTCCATCCGGGGACCTGAGATCTTTAGTAAGTGGGTAGGGGAGTCGGAGAAGGCTATCCGAGAAATCTTCAGGAAGGCTAGGATGGCCGCCCCTAGCATCATATTCTTCGACGAGTTTGACAGCTTGGTTCCTGCGAGGGGATCACAAGGCGATACCAGGGTTGCAGAGAGAGTAATTAGCCAGCTTCTCACAGAGATCGATGGTCTCCTAATGCTCCAGAACGTACTAGTCATCGCTGCAACAAATCGCCCTGATATCATCGACCCAGCAGTTTTGAGACCGGGGAGGTTTGATCGGAGGGTCTACGTTCCAGCACCAGATAACGCAGCGAGGCTAAGGATACTCCAGGTTAAGACAGAGAATATGCCTCTGGACAAGGAGGTGAACCTTGAGGATCTTGTGAGAAAGATGGACGGGTATTCAGGTGCCGATATAGAGTCAGTGACCCGGGAGGCCGGGATGAACAGTCTCCGTAGGGATAGGGATACCGAAAAGGTGACCTTCGCGGATTTTGAGGACGCCTTGGCAGCAACCGTCCCTTCGATTACGCCAGAGATGGAGAAGTGGTACCAGCAGACCGATAAGATGTTCAAGGAGCGGGAGAAGCCGCCCATGACCATTGTCTAG
- a CDS encoding sulfurtransferase TusA family protein, which yields MEDHIFYRSKRRDETNMATEYDRILDCTGLYCPEPVFRVRLELDSMESGQTLKVTADDPAAEQDIKRLIVRLGHKILEINTDDENIEFILSKG from the coding sequence ATGGAAGACCATATATTCTACCGCTCCAAACGGAGAGATGAAACAAACATGGCCACCGAATACGACAGAATCCTAGACTGTACAGGACTTTACTGCCCAGAACCTGTATTCAGAGTCCGCCTCGAGCTAGACAGCATGGAATCAGGCCAGACCCTGAAGGTGACAGCTGATGACCCTGCGGCCGAACAAGACATCAAAAGACTAATAGTACGCCTTGGACACAAAATACTTGAAATCAATACAGACGATGAAAATATAGAGTTCATCCTCAGTAAAGGTTAA
- a CDS encoding NAD(P)-dependent glycerol-1-phosphate dehydrogenase — translation MNSVHRIDLPRVVLVGWGVLKSLSKVFLELGLERPLIVTGRVTLGIAGSRAKGYLRDRGLNPELELCTEADLETVERIIEKAESIKADTIIGVGGGRTIDVAKLSAGESNAFFISVPTTASHDGIASNLASVKGLGQPYSLKANPPIAVFADSQIISESPYRFTASGCGDVISKAVSVRDWRLAHEKKNDYYGEYAGNLALLGSDIIMRNVEKIRDRTEDGYRTLLEALVSCGVSMSIAGSSRPCSGSAHLISHALDMIAPGAALHGEQCGIGTIMMAKLHGLEWEKIRGNLTTLGAPTSAEELGIDGETLVKAIVKAGTIRPKRYTILNETKLTRKSARKLAESCGLV, via the coding sequence TTGAACAGCGTCCACCGCATTGACCTTCCCCGCGTAGTTCTCGTGGGGTGGGGTGTCCTCAAGTCCTTAAGCAAGGTCTTCCTTGAGTTGGGACTTGAGAGGCCCCTCATAGTCACGGGGAGAGTCACCTTAGGGATCGCTGGTTCTCGGGCCAAGGGTTACCTAAGAGATCGTGGTCTAAATCCGGAATTGGAGCTTTGTACTGAAGCAGATCTTGAGACGGTAGAGCGAATAATCGAGAAAGCTGAATCAATCAAAGCGGACACGATCATTGGGGTAGGAGGAGGACGGACCATTGACGTCGCGAAGCTCAGCGCGGGAGAGAGCAATGCTTTTTTCATAAGCGTACCCACAACTGCGTCCCACGATGGCATCGCGAGCAACTTGGCCTCTGTCAAAGGGTTGGGTCAACCTTATTCGCTGAAGGCTAACCCCCCTATCGCCGTGTTCGCGGACTCCCAGATCATCTCCGAGTCTCCCTATAGATTCACCGCAAGTGGCTGCGGCGATGTTATCTCCAAGGCTGTTTCGGTCCGAGACTGGAGGCTTGCCCATGAAAAGAAAAACGACTATTATGGTGAATATGCTGGTAACCTAGCTCTGTTAGGTTCAGATATCATCATGAGAAATGTGGAGAAGATTCGGGACCGGACTGAAGACGGTTACCGGACACTGTTGGAGGCTCTGGTGAGCTGCGGCGTCTCCATGAGTATTGCTGGGAGCAGTAGACCCTGTAGCGGTTCGGCTCATCTAATAAGCCACGCCTTAGATATGATAGCGCCAGGAGCGGCCCTTCATGGTGAGCAATGTGGTATAGGGACGATAATGATGGCAAAACTCCACGGTCTTGAATGGGAAAAGATTAGGGGGAATTTGACTACTCTAGGGGCGCCGACAAGTGCAGAAGAACTGGGAATAGACGGGGAGACCCTTGTAAAGGCTATCGTCAAAGCTGGAACTATCAGACCAAAACGATATACTATTCTGAATGAAACTAAATTGACTCGGAAATCGGCCAGAAAACTAGCGGAAAGTTGTGGTTTAGTTTAA
- a CDS encoding HPP family protein, with protein sequence MRSRKVQSKISTILWSWIGAFVGVAIISFIHYNLISETDLVMVIGSFGASAVLVYGAINSPLAQPRNLIGGHVFSALIGVTCYKLFSSDLWFASAISVATAIAVMQLTDTVHPPGGATALIAIIGSAKIHNLSYFYAVLPVGIGALIMLVVALFINKLAKRDYPISWI encoded by the coding sequence ATGCGTTCGCGAAAAGTCCAGAGCAAGATTTCCACAATACTATGGTCTTGGATTGGCGCTTTTGTTGGAGTTGCTATTATTTCATTTATTCACTATAACTTGATCTCCGAAACCGATCTAGTTATGGTAATAGGCTCTTTTGGCGCGTCAGCTGTTTTGGTCTACGGTGCGATAAATAGTCCGTTAGCTCAACCAAGGAATCTCATTGGAGGACATGTCTTTTCAGCATTGATAGGGGTAACCTGCTACAAACTTTTTTCTTCTGACCTCTGGTTTGCATCAGCGATTTCTGTTGCCACTGCTATTGCAGTAATGCAGCTGACAGACACTGTTCATCCTCCAGGGGGAGCGACTGCCTTGATCGCAATCATAGGTAGCGCCAAGATACATAATCTAAGTTATTTTTACGCTGTTTTACCTGTTGGAATCGGGGCTTTAATCATGTTGGTTGTAGCTTTGTTTATTAATAAGCTAGCTAAACGAGATTATCCTATATCGTGGATTTAA